One genomic segment of Fusobacterium sp. includes these proteins:
- a CDS encoding PaaI family thioesterase, whose translation MSNLNKNITVKMLNEKGKGFLPEFMGVEILELKESFLSSRLAIKPYHIAPNGYLHAATIITLADTTCGYASFAHLPEGAESLTTIELKSNHLGTTTKGAICCTATAQHFGKTTQVWDAVVTDEATGKKIALFRCTQMILYPKK comes from the coding sequence ATGAGTAATTTAAACAAAAATATAACTGTAAAAATGTTAAATGAAAAAGGAAAAGGGTTTTTACCAGAATTTATGGGAGTTGAAATTCTTGAACTAAAGGAAAGTTTTTTGTCAAGCAGATTAGCCATAAAACCATACCACATTGCACCAAATGGCTATCTTCATGCTGCAACGATCATTACTTTAGCTGACACAACATGTGGTTATGCTTCCTTTGCTCATCTTCCAGAGGGAGCAGAAAGCCTGACTACTATTGAACTGAAAAGTAATCATCTTGGAACTACTACAAAAGGAGCAATCTGCTGTACTGCTACTGCTCAACATTTTGGAAAAACTACTCAAGTTTGGGATGCAGTTGTTACAGATGAAGCGACTGGAAAGAAAATTGCACTTTTTAGATGCACTCAAATGATTTTATATCCTAAAAAATAA